A region from the Ammospiza nelsoni isolate bAmmNel1 chromosome 1, bAmmNel1.pri, whole genome shotgun sequence genome encodes:
- the BRD9 gene encoding bromodomain-containing protein 9 isoform X6 gives MGKKHKKHKAEKAEWRSTSATAYSDYVDKPLEKPLKLVLKVGGSEVTELSGSGHDSSYYDDRSDHERERHKEKKKKKKKKSEKEKEKHLDDEERRKRKEEKKRKREKEQCDTEGETDDFDPGKKVEVEPPPDRPVRACRTQPAENESTPIQQLLEHFLRQLQRKDPHGFFAFPVTDAIAPGYSMIIKHPMDFGTMKEKIAANEYKSVTEFKADFKLMCDNAMTYNRPDTVYYKLAKKILHTGFKMMSKAALLGDEDIAVEEPVPEVVPVQAETTKKSKKQNKEVISCIFEPEGNACSLTDSTAEEHVLALVEHAADEARDRINRYLPNSKIGYLKKNGDGTLLFSVVNSSDPEAEEEETHPVDLSSLSSKLLPGFTTLGFKDERRNKVTFLTSANTAPSLQNNSVFHDLKPDEIELLYSAYGDETGIQCALSLQEFVKDAGSYSKKIVDDLLDQITSGDHSKTIYQLKQRRNIPVKPLDEVKVLPVLIKEEHKLRNTCLDSSKQIMVGESAGDSNTSDLDFLSMKPYSDVSLDISILSSLGKVKKELDHDDNHLHLDETTKLLQDLHEAQADRVGSRPSSNLSSLSNTSERDQHHLGSPSHLSVGEQQDMVHDPYEFLQSPETSNATSN, from the exons attaTGTGGACAAGCCTTTGGAAAAACCCTTAAAGCTGGTTCTTAAAGTTGGAGGCAGTGAAGTCACTGAACTCTCTGGGTCAGGGCATGACTCTAGTTACTACGATGATAGATCAGATCATGAGCGAGAAcgacataaagaaaagaagaaaaaaaagaagaaaaagtcagagaaggaaaaagaaaagcatctAGATGatgaggaaagaagaaagagaaaa gaagagaaaaagaggaaaagggagaaggaacAGTGTGACACTGAAGGAGAAACTGATGACTTTGATCCTGGGAAAAAGGTGGAGGTTGAACCTCCTCCAGATCGTCCTGTCAGAGCATGCAGAACTCAGCCAG ctgaaaatgAGAGCACACCAATCCAGCAATTACTGGAACACTTCCTTCGCCAGCTTCAAAG gaaagaTCCTcatgggttttttgcttttccagtcACGGATGCCATTGCTCCTGGGTATTCCATGATAATAAAACACCCTATGGATTTTGGtacaatgaaggaaaaaattgcaGCAAATGAATACAAATCAGTCACTGAATTCAAG GCTGATTTTAAACTGATGTGTGATAATGCAATGACTTACAACAGACCAGATACTGTTTACTACAAGCTAGCCAAGAAGATACTGCACACAGGCTTTAAGATGATGAGCAAA GCAGCTCTTTTGGGCGATGAGGACATAGCAGTTGAAGAACCTGTTCCTGAAGTTGTTCCTGTACAAGCAGAGACTACCAAGAAAtccaaaaagcaaaataaagaagTTATTAG CTGCATTTTTGAACCTGAGGGGAATGCATGCAGCCTGACAGACAGCACTGCTGAAGAACATGTCCTGGCACTAGTGGAACATGCAGCAGATGAAGCTCGGGATAGGATCAATCGATATCTACCCAACAGCAAG ATTggttatctgaaaaaaaatggagatggAACTTTATTGTTTAGTGTAGTAAATTCATCTGATCCAGAAGCAGAAG AGGAAGAAACTCACCCAGTGGATCTGAGTTCACTGTCAAGCAAATTATTACCTGGCTTCACTACACTGGGCTTCAAAGATGAACGAAGAAATAAAG TAACCTTTCTTACCAGTGCCAATACAGCACCTTCTTTGCAAAACAATTCTGTATTTCATGATCTGAAACCAGATGAGATAGAGCTTCTATACTCAGCATATGGTGATGAAACTGGGATCCAGTGTGCCTTAAG CTTACAAGAATTTGTGAAGGATGCTGGAAGTTACAGCAAGAAAATAGTTGATGATCTTCTGGACCAGATCACTAGTGGTGACCATTCCAAAACTATTTATCAGCTAAAGCAG AGGCGAAACATTCCAGTAAAACCACTGGATGAAGTTAAA GTTCTGCCAGTTCTTATAAAAGAAGAACACAAGTTGCGCAATACCTGTCTAGATTCTTCCAAACAGATTATG GTTGGAGAATCTGCTGGAGACAGTAACACTTCTGACTTGGACTTTCTCTCCATGAAGCCGTATTCAGATGTATCTcttgatatttctattttaagtTCGTTAG gaaaagtgaagaaggaGCTTGATCATGATGATAACCATCTACATCTAGATGAAACAACAAAACTGCTTCAGGACCTTCATGAAGCTCAGGCTGACAGAGTGGGATCCCGGCCATCGTCCAATTTGAGCTCCCTTTCCAATACCTCTGAAAGAGACCAACATCATCTTG GAAGCCCCTCTCATCTGAGTGTTGGAGAACAGCAAGACATGGTTCACGATCCGTATGAATTTCTTCAGTCTCCAGAAACCTCAAATGCTACTAGTAACTAA
- the BRD9 gene encoding bromodomain-containing protein 9 isoform X4 produces the protein MGKKHKKHKAEKAEWRSTSATAYSDYVDKPLEKPLKLVLKVGGSEVTELSGSGHDSSYYDDRSDHERERHKEKKKKKKKKSEKEKEKHLDDEERRKRKEEKKRKREKEQCDTEGETDDFDPGKKVEVEPPPDRPVRACRTQPAENESTPIQQLLEHFLRQLQRKDPHGFFAFPVTDAIAPGYSMIIKHPMDFGTMKEKIAANEYKSVTEFKADFKLMCDNAMTYNRPDTVYYKLAKKILHTGFKMMSKERLLALKRSMSFMQDMDFSQQAALLGDEDIAVEEPVPEVVPVQAETTKKSKKQNKEVISCIFEPEGNACSLTDSTAEEHVLALVEHAADEARDRINRYLPNSKIGYLKKNGDGTLLFSVVNSSDPEAEEEETHPVDLSSLSSKLLPGFTTLGFKDERRNKVTFLTSANTAPSLQNNSVFHDLKPDEIELLYSAYGDETGIQCALSLQEFVKDAGSYSKKIVDDLLDQITSGDHSKTIYQLKQRRNIPVKPLDEVKVLPVLIKEEHKLRNTCLDSSKQIMVGESAGDSNTSDLDFLSMKPYSDVSLDISILSSLGKVKKELDHDDNHLHLDETTKLLQDLHEAQADRVGSRPSSNLSSLSNTSERDQHHLGSPSHLSVGEQQDMVHDPYEFLQSPETSNATSN, from the exons attaTGTGGACAAGCCTTTGGAAAAACCCTTAAAGCTGGTTCTTAAAGTTGGAGGCAGTGAAGTCACTGAACTCTCTGGGTCAGGGCATGACTCTAGTTACTACGATGATAGATCAGATCATGAGCGAGAAcgacataaagaaaagaagaaaaaaaagaagaaaaagtcagagaaggaaaaagaaaagcatctAGATGatgaggaaagaagaaagagaaaa gaagagaaaaagaggaaaagggagaaggaacAGTGTGACACTGAAGGAGAAACTGATGACTTTGATCCTGGGAAAAAGGTGGAGGTTGAACCTCCTCCAGATCGTCCTGTCAGAGCATGCAGAACTCAGCCAG ctgaaaatgAGAGCACACCAATCCAGCAATTACTGGAACACTTCCTTCGCCAGCTTCAAAG gaaagaTCCTcatgggttttttgcttttccagtcACGGATGCCATTGCTCCTGGGTATTCCATGATAATAAAACACCCTATGGATTTTGGtacaatgaaggaaaaaattgcaGCAAATGAATACAAATCAGTCACTGAATTCAAG GCTGATTTTAAACTGATGTGTGATAATGCAATGACTTACAACAGACCAGATACTGTTTACTACAAGCTAGCCAAGAAGATACTGCACACAGGCTTTAAGATGATGAGCAAA GAACGGCTGTTAGCTTTGAAGCGCAGCATGTCGTTTATGCAGGACATGGATTTTTCTCAGCAGGCAGCTCTTTTGGGCGATGAGGACATAGCAGTTGAAGAACCTGTTCCTGAAGTTGTTCCTGTACAAGCAGAGACTACCAAGAAAtccaaaaagcaaaataaagaagTTATTAG CTGCATTTTTGAACCTGAGGGGAATGCATGCAGCCTGACAGACAGCACTGCTGAAGAACATGTCCTGGCACTAGTGGAACATGCAGCAGATGAAGCTCGGGATAGGATCAATCGATATCTACCCAACAGCAAG ATTggttatctgaaaaaaaatggagatggAACTTTATTGTTTAGTGTAGTAAATTCATCTGATCCAGAAGCAGAAG AGGAAGAAACTCACCCAGTGGATCTGAGTTCACTGTCAAGCAAATTATTACCTGGCTTCACTACACTGGGCTTCAAAGATGAACGAAGAAATAAAG TAACCTTTCTTACCAGTGCCAATACAGCACCTTCTTTGCAAAACAATTCTGTATTTCATGATCTGAAACCAGATGAGATAGAGCTTCTATACTCAGCATATGGTGATGAAACTGGGATCCAGTGTGCCTTAAG CTTACAAGAATTTGTGAAGGATGCTGGAAGTTACAGCAAGAAAATAGTTGATGATCTTCTGGACCAGATCACTAGTGGTGACCATTCCAAAACTATTTATCAGCTAAAGCAG AGGCGAAACATTCCAGTAAAACCACTGGATGAAGTTAAA GTTCTGCCAGTTCTTATAAAAGAAGAACACAAGTTGCGCAATACCTGTCTAGATTCTTCCAAACAGATTATG GTTGGAGAATCTGCTGGAGACAGTAACACTTCTGACTTGGACTTTCTCTCCATGAAGCCGTATTCAGATGTATCTcttgatatttctattttaagtTCGTTAG gaaaagtgaagaaggaGCTTGATCATGATGATAACCATCTACATCTAGATGAAACAACAAAACTGCTTCAGGACCTTCATGAAGCTCAGGCTGACAGAGTGGGATCCCGGCCATCGTCCAATTTGAGCTCCCTTTCCAATACCTCTGAAAGAGACCAACATCATCTTG GAAGCCCCTCTCATCTGAGTGTTGGAGAACAGCAAGACATGGTTCACGATCCGTATGAATTTCTTCAGTCTCCAGAAACCTCAAATGCTACTAGTAACTAA
- the BRD9 gene encoding bromodomain-containing protein 9 isoform X3, whose amino-acid sequence MGKKHKKHKAEKAEWRSTSATAYSDYVDKPLEKPLKLVLKVGGSEVTELSGSGHDSSYYDDRSDHERERHKEKKKKKKKKSEKEKEKHLDDEERRKRKEEKKRKREKEQCDTEGETDDFDPGKKVEVEPPPDRPVRACRTQPAENESTPIQQLLEHFLRQLQRKDPHGFFAFPVTDAIAPGYSMIIKHPMDFGTMKEKIAANEYKSVTEFKADFKLMCDNAMTYNRPDTVYYKLAKKILHTGFKMMSKAALLGDEDIAVEEPVPEVVPVQAETTKKSKKQNKEVIREKFLAKQMEEDNPGERNGFVVRRCSTQYLSCIFEPEGNACSLTDSTAEEHVLALVEHAADEARDRINRYLPNSKIGYLKKNGDGTLLFSVVNSSDPEAEEEETHPVDLSSLSSKLLPGFTTLGFKDERRNKVTFLTSANTAPSLQNNSVFHDLKPDEIELLYSAYGDETGIQCALSLQEFVKDAGSYSKKIVDDLLDQITSGDHSKTIYQLKQRRNIPVKPLDEVKVLPVLIKEEHKLRNTCLDSSKQIMVGESAGDSNTSDLDFLSMKPYSDVSLDISILSSLGKVKKELDHDDNHLHLDETTKLLQDLHEAQADRVGSRPSSNLSSLSNTSERDQHHLGSPSHLSVGEQQDMVHDPYEFLQSPETSNATSN is encoded by the exons attaTGTGGACAAGCCTTTGGAAAAACCCTTAAAGCTGGTTCTTAAAGTTGGAGGCAGTGAAGTCACTGAACTCTCTGGGTCAGGGCATGACTCTAGTTACTACGATGATAGATCAGATCATGAGCGAGAAcgacataaagaaaagaagaaaaaaaagaagaaaaagtcagagaaggaaaaagaaaagcatctAGATGatgaggaaagaagaaagagaaaa gaagagaaaaagaggaaaagggagaaggaacAGTGTGACACTGAAGGAGAAACTGATGACTTTGATCCTGGGAAAAAGGTGGAGGTTGAACCTCCTCCAGATCGTCCTGTCAGAGCATGCAGAACTCAGCCAG ctgaaaatgAGAGCACACCAATCCAGCAATTACTGGAACACTTCCTTCGCCAGCTTCAAAG gaaagaTCCTcatgggttttttgcttttccagtcACGGATGCCATTGCTCCTGGGTATTCCATGATAATAAAACACCCTATGGATTTTGGtacaatgaaggaaaaaattgcaGCAAATGAATACAAATCAGTCACTGAATTCAAG GCTGATTTTAAACTGATGTGTGATAATGCAATGACTTACAACAGACCAGATACTGTTTACTACAAGCTAGCCAAGAAGATACTGCACACAGGCTTTAAGATGATGAGCAAA GCAGCTCTTTTGGGCGATGAGGACATAGCAGTTGAAGAACCTGTTCCTGAAGTTGTTCCTGTACAAGCAGAGACTACCAAGAAAtccaaaaagcaaaataaagaagTTATTAG AGAGAAATTCTTAGCTAAGCAAATGGAAGAAGATAACCCAGGAGAGAGAAATGGATTTGTTGTGAGGAGATGCTCTACCCAGTACCTAAG CTGCATTTTTGAACCTGAGGGGAATGCATGCAGCCTGACAGACAGCACTGCTGAAGAACATGTCCTGGCACTAGTGGAACATGCAGCAGATGAAGCTCGGGATAGGATCAATCGATATCTACCCAACAGCAAG ATTggttatctgaaaaaaaatggagatggAACTTTATTGTTTAGTGTAGTAAATTCATCTGATCCAGAAGCAGAAG AGGAAGAAACTCACCCAGTGGATCTGAGTTCACTGTCAAGCAAATTATTACCTGGCTTCACTACACTGGGCTTCAAAGATGAACGAAGAAATAAAG TAACCTTTCTTACCAGTGCCAATACAGCACCTTCTTTGCAAAACAATTCTGTATTTCATGATCTGAAACCAGATGAGATAGAGCTTCTATACTCAGCATATGGTGATGAAACTGGGATCCAGTGTGCCTTAAG CTTACAAGAATTTGTGAAGGATGCTGGAAGTTACAGCAAGAAAATAGTTGATGATCTTCTGGACCAGATCACTAGTGGTGACCATTCCAAAACTATTTATCAGCTAAAGCAG AGGCGAAACATTCCAGTAAAACCACTGGATGAAGTTAAA GTTCTGCCAGTTCTTATAAAAGAAGAACACAAGTTGCGCAATACCTGTCTAGATTCTTCCAAACAGATTATG GTTGGAGAATCTGCTGGAGACAGTAACACTTCTGACTTGGACTTTCTCTCCATGAAGCCGTATTCAGATGTATCTcttgatatttctattttaagtTCGTTAG gaaaagtgaagaaggaGCTTGATCATGATGATAACCATCTACATCTAGATGAAACAACAAAACTGCTTCAGGACCTTCATGAAGCTCAGGCTGACAGAGTGGGATCCCGGCCATCGTCCAATTTGAGCTCCCTTTCCAATACCTCTGAAAGAGACCAACATCATCTTG GAAGCCCCTCTCATCTGAGTGTTGGAGAACAGCAAGACATGGTTCACGATCCGTATGAATTTCTTCAGTCTCCAGAAACCTCAAATGCTACTAGTAACTAA
- the BRD9 gene encoding bromodomain-containing protein 9 isoform X5: protein MGKKHKKHKAEKAEWRSTSATAYSDYVDKPLEKPLKLVLKVGGSEVTELSGSGHDSSYYDDRSDHERERHKEKKKKKKKKSEKEKEKHLDDEERRKRKEEKKRKREKEQCDTEGETDDFDPGKKVEVEPPPDRPVRACRTQPAENESTPIQQLLEHFLRQLQRKDPHGFFAFPVTDAIAPGYSMIIKHPMDFGTMKEKIAANEYKSVTEFKADFKLMCDNAMTYNRPDTVYYKLAKKILHTGFKMMSKQAALLGDEDIAVEEPVPEVVPVQAETTKKSKKQNKEVISCIFEPEGNACSLTDSTAEEHVLALVEHAADEARDRINRYLPNSKIGYLKKNGDGTLLFSVVNSSDPEAEEEETHPVDLSSLSSKLLPGFTTLGFKDERRNKVTFLTSANTAPSLQNNSVFHDLKPDEIELLYSAYGDETGIQCALSLQEFVKDAGSYSKKIVDDLLDQITSGDHSKTIYQLKQRRNIPVKPLDEVKVLPVLIKEEHKLRNTCLDSSKQIMVGESAGDSNTSDLDFLSMKPYSDVSLDISILSSLGKVKKELDHDDNHLHLDETTKLLQDLHEAQADRVGSRPSSNLSSLSNTSERDQHHLGSPSHLSVGEQQDMVHDPYEFLQSPETSNATSN from the exons attaTGTGGACAAGCCTTTGGAAAAACCCTTAAAGCTGGTTCTTAAAGTTGGAGGCAGTGAAGTCACTGAACTCTCTGGGTCAGGGCATGACTCTAGTTACTACGATGATAGATCAGATCATGAGCGAGAAcgacataaagaaaagaagaaaaaaaagaagaaaaagtcagagaaggaaaaagaaaagcatctAGATGatgaggaaagaagaaagagaaaa gaagagaaaaagaggaaaagggagaaggaacAGTGTGACACTGAAGGAGAAACTGATGACTTTGATCCTGGGAAAAAGGTGGAGGTTGAACCTCCTCCAGATCGTCCTGTCAGAGCATGCAGAACTCAGCCAG ctgaaaatgAGAGCACACCAATCCAGCAATTACTGGAACACTTCCTTCGCCAGCTTCAAAG gaaagaTCCTcatgggttttttgcttttccagtcACGGATGCCATTGCTCCTGGGTATTCCATGATAATAAAACACCCTATGGATTTTGGtacaatgaaggaaaaaattgcaGCAAATGAATACAAATCAGTCACTGAATTCAAG GCTGATTTTAAACTGATGTGTGATAATGCAATGACTTACAACAGACCAGATACTGTTTACTACAAGCTAGCCAAGAAGATACTGCACACAGGCTTTAAGATGATGAGCAAA CAGGCAGCTCTTTTGGGCGATGAGGACATAGCAGTTGAAGAACCTGTTCCTGAAGTTGTTCCTGTACAAGCAGAGACTACCAAGAAAtccaaaaagcaaaataaagaagTTATTAG CTGCATTTTTGAACCTGAGGGGAATGCATGCAGCCTGACAGACAGCACTGCTGAAGAACATGTCCTGGCACTAGTGGAACATGCAGCAGATGAAGCTCGGGATAGGATCAATCGATATCTACCCAACAGCAAG ATTggttatctgaaaaaaaatggagatggAACTTTATTGTTTAGTGTAGTAAATTCATCTGATCCAGAAGCAGAAG AGGAAGAAACTCACCCAGTGGATCTGAGTTCACTGTCAAGCAAATTATTACCTGGCTTCACTACACTGGGCTTCAAAGATGAACGAAGAAATAAAG TAACCTTTCTTACCAGTGCCAATACAGCACCTTCTTTGCAAAACAATTCTGTATTTCATGATCTGAAACCAGATGAGATAGAGCTTCTATACTCAGCATATGGTGATGAAACTGGGATCCAGTGTGCCTTAAG CTTACAAGAATTTGTGAAGGATGCTGGAAGTTACAGCAAGAAAATAGTTGATGATCTTCTGGACCAGATCACTAGTGGTGACCATTCCAAAACTATTTATCAGCTAAAGCAG AGGCGAAACATTCCAGTAAAACCACTGGATGAAGTTAAA GTTCTGCCAGTTCTTATAAAAGAAGAACACAAGTTGCGCAATACCTGTCTAGATTCTTCCAAACAGATTATG GTTGGAGAATCTGCTGGAGACAGTAACACTTCTGACTTGGACTTTCTCTCCATGAAGCCGTATTCAGATGTATCTcttgatatttctattttaagtTCGTTAG gaaaagtgaagaaggaGCTTGATCATGATGATAACCATCTACATCTAGATGAAACAACAAAACTGCTTCAGGACCTTCATGAAGCTCAGGCTGACAGAGTGGGATCCCGGCCATCGTCCAATTTGAGCTCCCTTTCCAATACCTCTGAAAGAGACCAACATCATCTTG GAAGCCCCTCTCATCTGAGTGTTGGAGAACAGCAAGACATGGTTCACGATCCGTATGAATTTCTTCAGTCTCCAGAAACCTCAAATGCTACTAGTAACTAA
- the BRD9 gene encoding bromodomain-containing protein 9 isoform X2: protein MGKKHKKHKAEKAEWRSTSATAYSDYVDKPLEKPLKLVLKVGGSEVTELSGSGHDSSYYDDRSDHERERHKEKKKKKKKKSEKEKEKHLDDEERRKRKEEKKRKREKEQCDTEGETDDFDPGKKVEVEPPPDRPVRACRTQPAENESTPIQQLLEHFLRQLQRKDPHGFFAFPVTDAIAPGYSMIIKHPMDFGTMKEKIAANEYKSVTEFKADFKLMCDNAMTYNRPDTVYYKLAKKILHTGFKMMSKQAALLGDEDIAVEEPVPEVVPVQAETTKKSKKQNKEVIREKFLAKQMEEDNPGERNGFVVRRCSTQYLSCIFEPEGNACSLTDSTAEEHVLALVEHAADEARDRINRYLPNSKIGYLKKNGDGTLLFSVVNSSDPEAEEEETHPVDLSSLSSKLLPGFTTLGFKDERRNKVTFLTSANTAPSLQNNSVFHDLKPDEIELLYSAYGDETGIQCALSLQEFVKDAGSYSKKIVDDLLDQITSGDHSKTIYQLKQRRNIPVKPLDEVKVLPVLIKEEHKLRNTCLDSSKQIMVGESAGDSNTSDLDFLSMKPYSDVSLDISILSSLGKVKKELDHDDNHLHLDETTKLLQDLHEAQADRVGSRPSSNLSSLSNTSERDQHHLGSPSHLSVGEQQDMVHDPYEFLQSPETSNATSN from the exons attaTGTGGACAAGCCTTTGGAAAAACCCTTAAAGCTGGTTCTTAAAGTTGGAGGCAGTGAAGTCACTGAACTCTCTGGGTCAGGGCATGACTCTAGTTACTACGATGATAGATCAGATCATGAGCGAGAAcgacataaagaaaagaagaaaaaaaagaagaaaaagtcagagaaggaaaaagaaaagcatctAGATGatgaggaaagaagaaagagaaaa gaagagaaaaagaggaaaagggagaaggaacAGTGTGACACTGAAGGAGAAACTGATGACTTTGATCCTGGGAAAAAGGTGGAGGTTGAACCTCCTCCAGATCGTCCTGTCAGAGCATGCAGAACTCAGCCAG ctgaaaatgAGAGCACACCAATCCAGCAATTACTGGAACACTTCCTTCGCCAGCTTCAAAG gaaagaTCCTcatgggttttttgcttttccagtcACGGATGCCATTGCTCCTGGGTATTCCATGATAATAAAACACCCTATGGATTTTGGtacaatgaaggaaaaaattgcaGCAAATGAATACAAATCAGTCACTGAATTCAAG GCTGATTTTAAACTGATGTGTGATAATGCAATGACTTACAACAGACCAGATACTGTTTACTACAAGCTAGCCAAGAAGATACTGCACACAGGCTTTAAGATGATGAGCAAA CAGGCAGCTCTTTTGGGCGATGAGGACATAGCAGTTGAAGAACCTGTTCCTGAAGTTGTTCCTGTACAAGCAGAGACTACCAAGAAAtccaaaaagcaaaataaagaagTTATTAG AGAGAAATTCTTAGCTAAGCAAATGGAAGAAGATAACCCAGGAGAGAGAAATGGATTTGTTGTGAGGAGATGCTCTACCCAGTACCTAAG CTGCATTTTTGAACCTGAGGGGAATGCATGCAGCCTGACAGACAGCACTGCTGAAGAACATGTCCTGGCACTAGTGGAACATGCAGCAGATGAAGCTCGGGATAGGATCAATCGATATCTACCCAACAGCAAG ATTggttatctgaaaaaaaatggagatggAACTTTATTGTTTAGTGTAGTAAATTCATCTGATCCAGAAGCAGAAG AGGAAGAAACTCACCCAGTGGATCTGAGTTCACTGTCAAGCAAATTATTACCTGGCTTCACTACACTGGGCTTCAAAGATGAACGAAGAAATAAAG TAACCTTTCTTACCAGTGCCAATACAGCACCTTCTTTGCAAAACAATTCTGTATTTCATGATCTGAAACCAGATGAGATAGAGCTTCTATACTCAGCATATGGTGATGAAACTGGGATCCAGTGTGCCTTAAG CTTACAAGAATTTGTGAAGGATGCTGGAAGTTACAGCAAGAAAATAGTTGATGATCTTCTGGACCAGATCACTAGTGGTGACCATTCCAAAACTATTTATCAGCTAAAGCAG AGGCGAAACATTCCAGTAAAACCACTGGATGAAGTTAAA GTTCTGCCAGTTCTTATAAAAGAAGAACACAAGTTGCGCAATACCTGTCTAGATTCTTCCAAACAGATTATG GTTGGAGAATCTGCTGGAGACAGTAACACTTCTGACTTGGACTTTCTCTCCATGAAGCCGTATTCAGATGTATCTcttgatatttctattttaagtTCGTTAG gaaaagtgaagaaggaGCTTGATCATGATGATAACCATCTACATCTAGATGAAACAACAAAACTGCTTCAGGACCTTCATGAAGCTCAGGCTGACAGAGTGGGATCCCGGCCATCGTCCAATTTGAGCTCCCTTTCCAATACCTCTGAAAGAGACCAACATCATCTTG GAAGCCCCTCTCATCTGAGTGTTGGAGAACAGCAAGACATGGTTCACGATCCGTATGAATTTCTTCAGTCTCCAGAAACCTCAAATGCTACTAGTAACTAA